From the genome of Dickeya aquatica, one region includes:
- the guaA gene encoding glutamine-hydrolyzing GMP synthase: MTENIHQHRILILDFGSQYTQLVARRVRELGVYCELWAWDVTEAQIREFNPNGIILSGGPESTTEFNSPRAPEYVFQAGVPVLGVCYGMQTMAMQLGGKVEGSSEREFGYAQVEVKANSALIRDIQDAVSANGAPLLDVWMSHGDKVTAIPADFVTVASTDTCPYAIMANEEKRFYGVQFHPEVTHTRQGQQMLERFVRDICQCNALWTPAKIIDDAVARIREQVGEDKVILGLSGGVDSSVTALLLHRAIGERLTCVFVDNGLLRLNEAEQVMEMFGDQFGLNIVHVQAENRFLSALAGINDPEAKRKTIGRVFIEVFDEEAGKLTDVKWLAQGTIYPDVIESAASATGKAHVIKSHHNVGGLPDDMALGLVEPLKELFKDEVRKIGLELGLPYNMLYRHPFPGPGLGVRVLGEVKKEYCDLLRRADAIFIEELHKAELYDKVSQAFTVFLPVRSVGVMGDGRKYDWVVSLRAVETIDFMTAHWAHLPYEFLGRVSNRIINEVDGISRVVYDVSGKPPATIEWE, encoded by the coding sequence ATGACAGAAAACATTCATCAACATCGCATTCTTATTCTGGATTTCGGTTCGCAATATACACAACTGGTCGCCCGCCGCGTGCGTGAGCTGGGCGTATACTGCGAACTGTGGGCATGGGATGTCACCGAAGCGCAGATTCGCGAGTTCAACCCGAATGGCATTATCCTTTCCGGCGGCCCGGAGAGTACCACCGAGTTTAATAGCCCGCGCGCGCCGGAATATGTTTTCCAGGCCGGCGTGCCGGTGCTGGGCGTATGCTACGGTATGCAAACCATGGCGATGCAGTTAGGTGGCAAAGTGGAAGGCTCCAGCGAGCGCGAATTTGGTTATGCGCAAGTGGAAGTTAAAGCCAACAGTGCGTTGATCCGTGATATTCAGGACGCCGTGAGTGCTAATGGTGCGCCGTTGCTGGATGTGTGGATGAGCCACGGTGATAAAGTCACCGCTATTCCGGCTGATTTCGTGACGGTGGCCAGCACCGATACCTGCCCGTACGCCATTATGGCGAATGAAGAAAAACGCTTCTATGGCGTACAGTTCCACCCGGAAGTGACCCATACGCGTCAGGGCCAGCAGATGCTTGAGCGTTTTGTACGCGATATCTGCCAGTGCAACGCCCTGTGGACACCGGCAAAAATTATTGATGATGCCGTTGCGCGTATTCGTGAGCAGGTGGGGGAAGACAAAGTGATCCTCGGCCTGTCCGGCGGAGTGGATTCCTCGGTAACGGCGCTGTTGCTGCACCGTGCCATTGGCGAGCGCCTGACCTGCGTATTTGTGGATAATGGTCTGCTGCGCCTGAACGAGGCCGAACAGGTGATGGAAATGTTTGGCGACCAGTTTGGCCTCAACATTGTGCATGTTCAGGCGGAAAACCGTTTCCTGTCAGCGCTGGCAGGCATTAACGACCCGGAAGCCAAGCGTAAAACTATTGGCCGAGTCTTCATCGAGGTGTTTGATGAAGAAGCTGGCAAGCTGACCGATGTCAAATGGCTGGCGCAAGGCACGATTTACCCGGATGTTATCGAGTCTGCGGCTTCTGCCACTGGCAAAGCACACGTTATCAAGTCTCACCATAACGTGGGTGGTTTGCCGGATGACATGGCGCTGGGGCTGGTTGAGCCGCTCAAAGAGCTGTTCAAGGACGAGGTACGCAAGATTGGTCTGGAGCTCGGCCTGCCGTACAACATGCTCTACCGTCACCCGTTCCCGGGGCCGGGCCTTGGCGTGCGCGTATTAGGCGAAGTGAAAAAAGAGTATTGCGACCTGCTGCGCCGCGCTGATGCTATCTTCATTGAAGAATTGCACAAAGCCGAGCTGTACGACAAAGTCAGCCAGGCATTCACGGTATTCCTGCCGGTACGCTCCGTTGGCGTAATGGGCGATGGCCGGAAATATGACTGGGTTGTCTCGCTGCGTGCTGTCGAAACCATTGATTTTATGACCGCGCACTGGGCACACCTGCCGTACGAATTCCTCGGCCGCGTCTCCAACCGCATCATCAACGAAGTTGATGGCATCTCCCGCGTGGTGTATGACGTCTCCGGCAAACCGCCAGCTACGATCGAGTGGGAATGA
- a CDS encoding VOC family protein, with translation MQEQLSIPVSDLYRSQRFYQQALKPLGYEQIKDMKFAVSFSVLGGYGLVADSGVEFWLFQGEVSTRPAAQVVFGVSSKAVVDAFFSAALAAGGQDKGKPGVQTSRHPDEYAAFVCDPDGYTVAVVCCQAAMA, from the coding sequence ATGCAGGAGCAATTGAGTATCCCGGTGTCCGATTTATATCGCAGTCAGCGCTTTTATCAGCAGGCGCTCAAGCCGCTGGGGTATGAGCAGATCAAAGACATGAAATTTGCCGTGAGTTTTTCCGTGTTGGGCGGCTATGGTCTGGTGGCTGACTCTGGCGTCGAGTTTTGGCTATTTCAAGGGGAAGTGAGTACGCGGCCTGCGGCGCAGGTTGTCTTTGGTGTCTCATCAAAAGCCGTAGTGGATGCCTTTTTTAGCGCAGCCCTTGCCGCTGGCGGGCAGGATAAGGGGAAACCCGGTGTACAGACCTCGCGCCATCCTGATGAGTACGCCGCTTTTGTGTGTGATCCCGATGGCTACACGGTCGCCGTGGTGTGCTGTCAGGCAGCGATGGCATAA
- the guaB gene encoding IMP dehydrogenase encodes MLRIVKEALTFDDVLLVPAHSTVLPNTADLSTQLTQRIRLNIPMLSAAMDTVTESGLAIALAQEGGIGFIHKNMPIERQAEEVSRVKRHESGVVVDPQTVTPETTLRQVKALTERNGFAGYPVVTTGNELVGIITGRDVRFVTDLDRPVSAVMTPKERLVTVKEGEAREVVLQRMHERRIEKALVVDDQFRLVGMITVKDFQKAERKPNACKDEHGRLRVGAAVGAGAGNEERIDALVAAGVDVLLIDSSHGHSEGVLQRIRETRAKYPDLQIIGGNVATGAGARALAEAGVSAVKVGIGPGSICTTRIVTGVGVPQITAIADAVDALEGTGIPVIADGGIRFSGDIAKAIAAGAACVMVGSMLAGTEESPGEIELYQGRAFKSYRGMGSLGAMSKGSSDRYFQSDNAADKLVPEGIEGRVAYKGRLKEIVHQQMGGLRSCMGLTGCQTIDALRTKAEFVRISGAGIQESHVHDVTITKESPNYRMG; translated from the coding sequence ATGCTACGTATTGTAAAAGAAGCTCTGACCTTCGATGACGTTCTTCTCGTTCCTGCCCACTCCACTGTTTTGCCCAACACGGCAGATCTGAGTACCCAACTGACCCAGCGTATTCGCCTGAATATTCCGATGCTTTCTGCTGCGATGGACACCGTAACGGAGTCCGGGCTTGCCATTGCATTGGCTCAGGAAGGGGGGATTGGCTTCATTCACAAAAATATGCCTATCGAACGGCAGGCAGAAGAAGTGAGCCGCGTGAAGCGCCATGAAAGTGGTGTGGTGGTTGACCCACAAACGGTTACCCCTGAAACCACCTTGCGTCAGGTAAAAGCGTTGACCGAACGTAATGGTTTTGCCGGTTATCCGGTGGTGACTACCGGTAATGAATTGGTCGGGATCATTACGGGGCGTGATGTGCGTTTCGTCACCGATCTGGATCGCCCGGTCAGTGCCGTAATGACACCTAAAGAGCGTCTGGTAACGGTGAAAGAGGGTGAAGCGCGTGAAGTCGTGCTGCAAAGAATGCATGAACGCCGTATTGAAAAAGCGCTGGTGGTCGACGATCAGTTCCGTCTGGTCGGGATGATCACCGTAAAAGATTTCCAGAAAGCTGAACGTAAACCCAACGCCTGCAAAGACGAGCATGGCCGTCTGCGTGTGGGTGCCGCAGTGGGTGCCGGTGCAGGCAATGAAGAGCGTATTGATGCGCTGGTGGCCGCGGGTGTTGATGTGTTGCTGATTGACTCTTCCCACGGCCACTCCGAAGGCGTGTTGCAGCGCATTCGTGAAACGCGTGCCAAATACCCTGATTTGCAGATAATCGGCGGTAACGTGGCGACGGGCGCTGGCGCTCGTGCGCTGGCAGAAGCTGGCGTCAGCGCGGTTAAAGTCGGTATTGGCCCGGGTTCTATCTGTACGACTCGTATCGTCACGGGTGTCGGTGTGCCGCAAATTACCGCAATTGCTGATGCGGTTGATGCGCTGGAAGGCACCGGGATCCCGGTCATTGCCGATGGCGGTATTCGCTTTTCTGGTGACATTGCCAAAGCCATTGCGGCAGGCGCGGCTTGCGTGATGGTGGGCTCAATGCTGGCCGGTACGGAGGAATCTCCAGGGGAGATCGAGCTTTATCAGGGCCGTGCGTTCAAATCATACCGTGGTATGGGCTCACTGGGAGCAATGTCGAAAGGCTCATCCGACCGTTATTTCCAGTCTGACAATGCGGCTGACAAACTGGTGCCGGAAGGTATCGAGGGTCGCGTCGCTTATAAAGGCCGCCTGAAAGAGATAGTGCACCAGCAGATGGGGGGCCTGCGCTCTTGCATGGGCCTGACGGGCTGTCAGACTATCGATGCGCTGCGTACCAAAGCCGAATTCGTGCGCATCAGCGGCGCTGGCATTCAGGAAAGCCACGTCCATGACGTCACCATTACCAAAGAGTCGCCGAACTACCGCATGGGTTAA
- a CDS encoding alginate lyase family protein codes for MERKKCMNVSLYKRVWQGGSTFIVVVICLMGAVFSYAATNDPTFLHPGMLYTSTDLNKMRAGVNNKKDPWFRDWQILQMHYLAGASYSVTPKSVVYRNDPVYGSSGNGELQTSASSALLLAIEWSITRDPAYASAAIKILNGWSSTLQSIKGKDAQLAASLYGYKLLNAAEILRYSDSGWAAADIERFSAMMTTVFYPLTHTYGQVNGGWANGNWDAADTVFHLSLGIWLNDSVIYNDAVNYFKNGEGNGSVIHYVQNDSGQLQESGRDQAHAQGGLGLLVMAAQIGYNQRQYQQAGADLVSYPDNSYPLVKAAEYIAKYNLGYDVPYTPIPGKGYMLDDMRRGYSWMPGLTVSSRFRGEFRPIYQGILNLFTAAGVDKKKLSYTREVIGRMPIGKFYFDHPSYEGVLAGNTLAASNNMYVVLQSVKKYINADNSGALVTVINTSSPAVVNGISPSVINGFQAVYLAKNRFAFRSLQTGKYLSVAADGTVLATADAVTNSESFAYNDSGNGSGTLQALSNGRYIVMNAGTYQISATATGVNDDSVRWTILYPNPTDLGVIN; via the coding sequence ATGGAAAGGAAAAAATGTATGAATGTATCTTTATATAAAAGAGTATGGCAGGGGGGTTCAACCTTCATCGTGGTGGTGATATGCCTGATGGGGGCGGTATTCAGTTATGCGGCAACGAATGATCCAACTTTCCTTCATCCTGGTATGCTGTATACGTCTACTGATCTCAATAAAATGAGAGCAGGCGTGAATAATAAAAAAGATCCTTGGTTTCGGGATTGGCAAATATTACAAATGCATTATCTGGCCGGGGCCAGCTATTCGGTTACACCGAAGAGTGTGGTGTACAGGAACGACCCTGTTTATGGCAGCTCTGGAAACGGTGAGTTACAAACCAGTGCTTCGTCGGCATTATTACTCGCCATTGAATGGTCAATTACACGAGACCCGGCTTATGCCAGCGCAGCAATTAAAATCCTTAATGGCTGGTCTTCGACTTTACAGTCTATTAAAGGAAAAGATGCGCAGCTTGCAGCCAGTCTCTATGGATATAAATTACTGAATGCGGCGGAAATTCTGCGTTATAGCGATAGCGGTTGGGCGGCTGCGGATATTGAGCGCTTTAGTGCGATGATGACGACGGTATTTTACCCGCTCACCCACACCTATGGTCAGGTCAATGGGGGATGGGCGAACGGTAACTGGGATGCCGCTGATACGGTATTTCATTTGAGCCTGGGCATCTGGTTAAATGATTCTGTTATTTATAATGATGCCGTGAATTATTTTAAAAACGGCGAGGGTAATGGTTCAGTCATTCATTATGTACAGAATGATAGCGGTCAGTTACAGGAAAGTGGTCGTGACCAGGCTCATGCCCAAGGCGGTTTGGGGTTGTTGGTCATGGCCGCTCAGATTGGTTATAATCAGCGTCAATATCAGCAAGCAGGCGCAGATCTGGTGAGTTATCCCGATAATAGTTATCCTCTGGTTAAAGCTGCCGAATATATTGCCAAATATAATCTTGGCTATGATGTTCCTTATACACCGATTCCGGGAAAAGGATATATGCTTGATGATATGCGTAGAGGCTATTCATGGATGCCAGGGCTGACGGTGTCTTCGCGTTTTCGTGGTGAATTCCGTCCCATTTATCAGGGTATCCTGAATTTATTTACGGCAGCAGGCGTTGATAAAAAGAAACTTTCTTATACCCGAGAGGTGATCGGCAGAATGCCAATAGGGAAGTTTTATTTTGATCATCCTTCTTATGAGGGCGTGCTGGCAGGCAATACACTTGCGGCATCAAATAACATGTATGTTGTACTGCAATCGGTAAAGAAATATATCAATGCGGATAACAGTGGCGCACTGGTAACCGTGATAAATACGTCCTCTCCTGCGGTTGTCAATGGAATAAGCCCATCGGTGATAAATGGTTTTCAGGCTGTGTATCTGGCAAAAAATAGATTTGCTTTTCGTTCGCTGCAAACCGGAAAATATCTGTCAGTCGCGGCTGACGGCACGGTGCTGGCAACGGCAGATGCGGTAACGAACAGTGAGTCATTTGCCTATAACGACTCGGGAAATGGCAGCGGCACATTGCAGGCGCTGTCTAATGGACGTTATATTGTCATGAATGCCGGGACATATCAGATTTCCGCAACGGCAACCGGCGTGAATGATGATAGCGTCCGCTGGACAATTCTCTACCCTAACCCAACAGATCTGGGCGTCATCAATTAA
- the xseA gene encoding exodeoxyribonuclease VII large subunit produces MSSLPSSTIFTVSRLNQTVKQLLEAEMGQVWLSGEISNLSQPSSGHWYFTLKDERAQVRCAMFRNSNRRVTFRVQNGLQVLVRATLTLYEPRGDYQLLAESMHPAGDGALQQQFEQLKQRLSAQGLFDVQHKQPLPKPARQVGVITSASGAALHDVLHILQRRDPSLPVVIYPTAVQGSEAPAQIVRAIELANLRRECDVLIVGRGGGSLEDLWSFNDERVAHAIFASRIPIVSAVGHETDVTIADFVADLRAPTPSAAAELVSRNQQELLRQLQAQRQRLEMALDYYLAQRQQQLARLQHRLHQQHPQLRLARQQTQLIRMKQRLNDAIQQQLRRQKHQQERLNQRLTQQHPQPRLHRAQQHIQQCRYRLQHALEKQLNQQKQRFGEACSHLEAVSPLATLARGYSVTTTATGQVMKKTTQIAPGDKLKTRLRDGWVESQVTEIKKESSLSRTVKREKNI; encoded by the coding sequence ATGTCCTCATTGCCTTCATCCACTATCTTTACCGTCAGCCGCCTGAATCAGACGGTAAAACAGTTGCTGGAAGCAGAAATGGGCCAAGTCTGGCTCTCTGGCGAAATTTCCAATCTCTCCCAGCCCTCTTCTGGTCATTGGTACTTTACGCTGAAAGATGAACGCGCTCAGGTGCGTTGTGCCATGTTCCGTAACAGTAACCGGCGTGTCACCTTTCGAGTGCAAAATGGACTACAGGTGCTGGTACGCGCCACGCTCACGCTGTATGAGCCACGCGGTGACTATCAGCTACTGGCTGAAAGTATGCACCCGGCAGGCGACGGCGCATTACAACAGCAATTCGAACAGTTGAAACAACGCCTGTCCGCACAAGGGTTATTTGATGTCCAGCACAAACAGCCGCTGCCCAAACCGGCACGTCAGGTTGGCGTCATTACCTCGGCCAGCGGTGCAGCACTGCATGATGTTCTCCATATTCTGCAACGTCGAGACCCATCACTACCGGTCGTTATCTACCCGACGGCAGTACAGGGAAGCGAAGCGCCTGCGCAAATTGTTCGGGCGATTGAGCTGGCTAACCTGCGCAGAGAGTGCGATGTGCTTATCGTCGGGCGCGGAGGCGGCTCGCTGGAAGACCTGTGGAGTTTCAATGATGAACGTGTGGCTCACGCCATTTTTGCCAGTCGCATCCCTATCGTCAGCGCCGTCGGGCACGAAACGGATGTCACCATTGCCGATTTTGTGGCCGACTTGCGCGCGCCCACGCCATCAGCAGCCGCAGAGCTGGTCAGCCGTAATCAGCAAGAATTACTCAGGCAGCTCCAGGCACAGCGTCAGCGGCTGGAGATGGCGCTCGACTACTATCTGGCGCAGCGTCAGCAACAGTTGGCACGCCTGCAACACCGGCTGCATCAGCAACATCCGCAATTGCGCCTGGCGCGCCAGCAAACGCAGCTTATTCGCATGAAGCAGCGACTAAACGATGCCATTCAGCAGCAGTTGCGCCGGCAAAAACACCAGCAGGAACGCCTGAATCAACGCTTAACACAGCAGCATCCACAGCCCCGCCTGCACCGGGCACAACAGCACATACAACAGTGTCGTTACCGGCTGCAACACGCTCTGGAAAAACAGCTTAACCAGCAGAAACAACGCTTTGGTGAAGCCTGTTCACATCTCGAAGCCGTTAGCCCCTTGGCTACCCTGGCTCGTGGTTATAGTGTAACCACTACCGCGACTGGTCAGGTCATGAAGAAAACGACGCAGATAGCCCCCGGCGATAAACTGAAAACCCGCTTGCGTGATGGTTGGGTAGAAAGTCAGGTAACTGAAATAAAAAAAGAATCTTCACTTTCCCGCACCGTAAAGCGGGAAAAAAATATTTAA
- a CDS encoding DUF3750 domain-containing protein — translation MKFLKVAGLMMSGVLIFSFGQSLIRAAHSAEQMGGKDYLSARRDSAKLAPDPVANSQTAIVQVYTAATYGWRGLVAVHPWIIIKKAGETQYQRYEVIGWGEGDVVRRNSTPVPDGYWFGSQPHVLVTHRGKAAEAMIPNIEQAVKSYPWPHTYHAWPGPNSNTFMAHIGREVPELKLDLPANAIGKDFRALTNPVGLSSSGKGVQVSVLGMLGLNLGIEEGIEVNVLGVNLGVDLNPPALRLPFIGRLGYD, via the coding sequence ATGAAATTCCTCAAGGTGGCCGGTCTGATGATGAGCGGCGTATTGATCTTTTCATTTGGTCAAAGCCTGATACGCGCGGCACACAGCGCAGAGCAAATGGGCGGGAAGGATTATTTGTCTGCACGGCGTGATTCAGCCAAACTGGCACCCGACCCGGTAGCGAACAGCCAGACGGCGATTGTGCAGGTGTATACCGCCGCCACCTATGGCTGGCGCGGCCTGGTGGCGGTACATCCGTGGATTATCATCAAGAAAGCCGGGGAAACCCAGTATCAGCGCTATGAAGTGATAGGCTGGGGTGAAGGGGATGTGGTTCGTCGTAACTCTACGCCGGTGCCTGATGGCTACTGGTTCGGCTCGCAGCCCCATGTGCTGGTGACGCACCGGGGCAAGGCCGCAGAGGCGATGATCCCCAACATTGAGCAGGCGGTGAAAAGCTACCCCTGGCCTCACACTTACCATGCCTGGCCCGGCCCTAACAGCAACACGTTTATGGCGCATATCGGCCGTGAAGTGCCGGAGCTGAAGCTAGATTTGCCCGCTAATGCGATAGGCAAAGACTTTCGGGCTCTGACGAACCCGGTGGGGCTCTCTTCATCGGGTAAAGGTGTGCAGGTGTCCGTGTTGGGGATGCTTGGCCTTAATCTTGGCATAGAAGAGGGGATTGAGGTGAATGTGCTGGGGGTTAATCTTGGTGTAGACCTAAACCCTCCGGCATTGCGGTTGCCGTTTATTGGCCGCCTCGGGTATGACTAA
- the der gene encoding ribosome biogenesis GTPase Der, translating into MIPVVALVGRPNVGKSTLFNRLTRTRDALVADFPGLTRDRKYGRAEVEGNEFIIIDTGGIDGNEDGVETRMAAQSLLAIEEADIVLFLVDARDGLMPADHAIAQHLRTREKDTFLVANKIDGIDIDTGVADFYSLGLGEVYPIAASHGRGVTALLEKVLLPFATDPQEEARELTEEEENAAYWEQLAQAQALDDDESENEAPNLEGLPIKLAIVGRPNVGKSTLTNRILGEDRVVVYDMPGTTRDSIYIPMERDGRDYVLIDTAGVRKRGKITDTVEKFSVIKTLQAIEDANVVLLVIDAREGISDQDLSLLGFILNSGRSLVIVVNKWDGLSQEVKEQVKETLDLRLGFIDFARIHFISALHGSGVGNLFESVNEAYECSTRRVGTAMLTRIMQMAVDDHQPPLVRGRRVKLKYAHAGGYNPPIVVIHGNQVKDLPDSYKRYLMNYYRRSLDVMGTPIRIQFKEGENPFANKRNTLTPTQLRKRKRLMQHIKKSK; encoded by the coding sequence ATGATACCTGTCGTCGCGCTTGTCGGGCGCCCGAATGTGGGTAAATCCACGCTGTTTAACCGCCTGACGCGCACCCGTGACGCCTTGGTGGCGGATTTCCCTGGGCTGACGCGTGACCGCAAGTATGGTCGTGCTGAAGTCGAAGGCAATGAGTTCATCATCATCGATACCGGTGGTATTGATGGCAATGAAGATGGTGTTGAAACCCGAATGGCCGCACAGTCGTTGCTGGCGATTGAAGAGGCCGACATCGTGCTGTTTTTGGTGGATGCCCGCGATGGGCTGATGCCTGCCGATCACGCTATTGCCCAACACCTGCGCACCCGTGAAAAAGATACCTTTCTGGTCGCAAATAAAATCGATGGTATCGATATCGATACCGGTGTTGCAGATTTTTACTCGCTTGGCCTGGGGGAGGTCTACCCTATTGCCGCATCCCATGGCCGGGGGGTCACTGCGTTGCTGGAAAAGGTGCTGTTGCCGTTCGCAACTGACCCTCAGGAAGAGGCGCGTGAACTGACTGAAGAAGAAGAGAATGCAGCGTATTGGGAGCAGTTGGCGCAGGCGCAAGCCCTTGATGACGATGAGTCAGAAAATGAGGCTCCCAATCTGGAAGGATTGCCTATCAAGCTTGCTATCGTCGGGCGGCCAAATGTCGGTAAATCAACGCTGACTAACCGGATCCTCGGTGAAGACAGGGTGGTGGTCTACGACATGCCGGGCACCACGCGTGACAGCATCTATATCCCTATGGAGCGTGACGGTCGTGATTATGTCTTGATAGACACCGCCGGGGTTCGTAAGCGTGGCAAGATAACAGATACTGTTGAAAAGTTTTCTGTTATCAAGACATTACAAGCGATTGAAGATGCTAACGTGGTGCTGCTGGTGATTGATGCCCGTGAAGGGATTTCCGATCAGGACTTGTCGCTGTTGGGCTTTATTCTCAACTCTGGCCGTTCATTAGTCATCGTGGTGAACAAGTGGGATGGCTTATCACAGGAAGTGAAAGAACAGGTTAAAGAAACGCTGGATCTGCGCCTTGGTTTTATTGATTTCGCGCGCATCCACTTTATTTCGGCCCTGCATGGCAGTGGCGTGGGTAATCTGTTTGAGTCAGTGAATGAGGCTTATGAGTGTTCGACGCGCCGTGTCGGCACCGCGATGTTGACCCGCATTATGCAAATGGCGGTGGACGATCATCAGCCGCCGCTGGTGCGTGGCCGTCGCGTTAAGCTGAAATATGCGCATGCAGGCGGCTATAACCCGCCGATCGTAGTCATCCATGGGAATCAGGTTAAAGACTTGCCCGATTCTTACAAACGCTATTTGATGAACTACTATCGGCGCTCACTCGATGTGATGGGAACCCCAATCCGTATCCAGTTCAAGGAAGGGGAAAACCCGTTTGCCAACAAGCGAAACACGCTGACGCCAACTCAGTTGCGTAAACGTAAACGCCTGATGCAACATATCAAGAAAAGCAAATAA
- a CDS encoding zinc ribbon domain-containing protein: protein MVLSETHCPSCQQPMSEMAEAQYRCERCKRQYRRVFLCPDCAQPLQVLAGCGSKSYWCANGHGLISRTRIHVHYQDLA, encoded by the coding sequence ATGGTGTTAAGCGAGACCCACTGCCCTTCATGCCAGCAGCCCATGAGCGAAATGGCCGAGGCGCAGTATCGGTGTGAGCGCTGCAAACGTCAGTATCGGCGGGTGTTTCTGTGCCCTGATTGCGCACAGCCGTTGCAGGTATTGGCTGGCTGTGGCTCGAAAAGCTATTGGTGTGCTAACGGGCATGGCTTGATATCACGCACACGAATACACGTTCATTATCAGGATCTGGCATAA
- a CDS encoding M4 family metallopeptidase, translated as MKFARSIIPPYILHRIINNGSDEERRCAQQTLMHVQSLMVTAVTHPVSHEERADTQVLREIYDAAHQQTLPGSVIRKEGQSGNGDTAADEAYNALAVVHDFFWKVFGRNSLDNKGLPLLASVHYGKNYQNAFWDGKQMVFGDGDGKIFNRFTLSLDVIAHEMSHGVIESESNLLYFRQSGALSESLADVFGSMIKQYHRNQKVQQADWIIGEGLLSDDIDGKGLRSLARPGTAYDDLLLGTDPQPAHMRDFVNTREDNGGVHLNSGIPNRAFYLTAIALGGYAWEKAGQIWYDAICDKELPQNADFSIFARFTVEHAKKRFNAAVAEAVMRSWHQVGIDTGILHEHELE; from the coding sequence ATGAAGTTCGCTCGTAGCATTATTCCGCCCTATATATTGCATCGTATTATCAATAACGGATCCGATGAAGAGCGTCGGTGCGCACAACAAACGCTGATGCACGTACAGTCGTTGATGGTCACGGCAGTTACGCATCCTGTCAGCCATGAAGAACGCGCTGACACGCAAGTGCTGCGTGAAATTTATGATGCAGCTCACCAGCAAACGTTACCCGGCAGCGTTATCAGAAAAGAAGGTCAGTCCGGTAATGGCGATACTGCGGCTGATGAAGCCTATAATGCGTTGGCCGTTGTGCATGATTTTTTCTGGAAGGTATTTGGCCGTAACTCACTTGATAACAAAGGATTACCGCTGCTTGCCAGCGTGCATTACGGTAAAAACTACCAAAATGCGTTCTGGGACGGTAAGCAGATGGTGTTTGGCGATGGCGACGGCAAAATATTCAACCGGTTTACCCTGTCGCTGGATGTCATTGCACATGAAATGTCACACGGAGTTATCGAAAGCGAGAGTAACCTGCTCTATTTTCGCCAGTCTGGTGCGCTGAGTGAATCCCTGGCTGATGTGTTTGGATCGATGATTAAACAGTATCATCGCAACCAGAAAGTTCAGCAGGCCGACTGGATTATCGGTGAAGGCCTGTTGAGTGATGATATCGATGGCAAAGGATTACGTTCACTGGCACGCCCCGGTACCGCCTACGACGATCTGCTACTTGGTACGGACCCACAGCCCGCCCACATGCGTGACTTCGTCAACACCCGTGAGGATAACGGCGGCGTGCACCTGAACTCGGGTATTCCAAACCGTGCGTTTTACCTCACTGCTATCGCACTGGGGGGTTATGCCTGGGAAAAAGCGGGCCAGATTTGGTATGACGCAATATGCGACAAAGAGTTACCACAGAATGCCGATTTCTCTATTTTTGCCCGTTTCACCGTTGAGCATGCAAAAAAACGCTTTAATGCGGCCGTTGCTGAAGCCGTTATGCGCTCCTGGCATCAGGTTGGCATTGATACGGGTATCCTTCATGAACATGAGCTGGAGTAA